A window from Actinomycetospora corticicola encodes these proteins:
- a CDS encoding TetR family transcriptional regulator — translation MSAPRRVRADARRNSDALLEAATEVFATAGVDAPVREVALRAGVGVGTVYRHYPKRSDLVAAVFRHQVDACADAAPLLAAEHPPAEALERWLARFVDFLATKRGLAAALHSGDPAFDALPAYFDARFRPALTELLAAAVAAGEVRDDVPATDLLHAVAHLCLPAEGVQPDHARRMTAVLARGLRT, via the coding sequence GTGTCGGCTCCTCGACGGGTGCGCGCCGACGCGCGGCGGAACTCCGACGCGCTGCTCGAGGCGGCCACCGAGGTCTTCGCGACGGCGGGTGTCGACGCGCCGGTGCGCGAGGTCGCGCTCCGCGCGGGGGTGGGGGTCGGCACGGTCTACCGGCACTACCCGAAGCGCTCCGACCTGGTCGCCGCGGTCTTCCGCCACCAGGTCGACGCCTGCGCCGACGCCGCCCCGCTGCTCGCGGCCGAGCACCCGCCCGCGGAGGCGCTGGAGCGGTGGCTCGCCCGCTTCGTCGACTTCCTCGCGACGAAGCGCGGGCTCGCGGCGGCGCTGCACTCGGGCGATCCGGCCTTCGACGCCCTGCCGGCCTACTTCGACGCCCGGTTCCGGCCCGCGCTCACCGAGCTGCTGGCGGCGGCGGTCGCAGCAGGCGAGGTGCGCGACGACGTGCCCGCGACCGACCTGCTGCACGCGGTCGCCCACCTGTGCCTGCCGGCGGAGGGCGTGCAACCGGACCACGCCCGCCGCATGACGGCGGTGCTGGCCCGCGGGCTGCGGACCTGA
- a CDS encoding VOC family protein, with amino-acid sequence MSIRVDHHGLTVADLDASVAFFTEVLGFTEERRAHLTGPFAADVVGVPGADIRTAVLALEGSLLELLAYAAPVAAAAVSDGPEVPGSMHLAFAVDDLPGIVAAAAPYGWAPPGRPATMSVGARAGTTFSYLRDGSGATVELIAAPH; translated from the coding sequence ATGTCGATCCGGGTCGATCACCACGGGCTGACGGTCGCCGACCTCGACGCCTCCGTCGCCTTCTTCACCGAGGTCCTCGGGTTCACCGAGGAGCGTCGCGCGCACCTGACGGGCCCGTTCGCCGCGGACGTCGTGGGGGTGCCGGGCGCCGACATCCGCACGGCGGTGCTCGCGCTCGAGGGGTCCCTCCTCGAGCTGCTCGCCTACGCCGCGCCGGTGGCCGCCGCGGCGGTGTCGGACGGGCCGGAGGTGCCCGGGTCGATGCACCTCGCGTTCGCGGTCGACGACCTCCCCGGGATCGTGGCCGCGGCGGCACCGTACGGCTGGGCCCCGCCCGGCCGCCCCGCCACCATGAGCGTCGGCGCGCGGGCGGGCACCACGTTCAGCTACCTCCGCGACGGCTCCGGGGCGACCGTCGAGCTGATCGCCGCGCCGCACTGA